Proteins co-encoded in one Rhopalosiphum maidis isolate BTI-1 chromosome 2, ASM367621v3, whole genome shotgun sequence genomic window:
- the LOC113554273 gene encoding X-linked retinitis pigmentosa GTPase regulator-like, giving the protein MSEEDVIPETGAVFTYGKSSFADNIPSHFFIRNDPVIEISCGEEHSGIVCKNGRVFCFGKNSFGQLGLGHTENVYKPNCVKSLKPDKVKHIACGRSHTIVSTENNILYGFGDNSDGQLGQSVANVTHSDVPIEVTRFNDKNIIQLSAGSYHTAVLIENGDVYVWGSNSDRQLGLNSLNDDSVNVSVPTIVPIAVPVVYVSCGHTHTAFVTKIGDLYTCGDREYGKLGHGLWSLSRVDTTEKIVKVACGANHTIALNDAGKVFVCGNNDCGQIGLRSVTSQGHLYPCPITNEPIVQIVCGQSHSAFITASGKLFMCGDGKYGKLCIDDNQITTPMLVLAFVEKSLKVQMVSCGGNHTLIHAEPLENDLSNNSLQQIKSSDSLPPLRVSKKIIEERKENIEPFTSITPANDNNSEVLNVVKESVKEINTNMIDQQIKVDKKSFNDNIPTEIKITNIDDKSIEKEGKNTNMLVTNEKNEKKVVNKSKYPRNERVRSRLCIVI; this is encoded by the exons ATGTCCGAAGAAGACGTGATACCGG AAACCGGAGCAGTATTCACGTATGGAAAAAGTAGTTTTGCAGACAATATTCCAAGTCACTTTTTCATCAGAAATGATCCAGTGATCGAAATAAGTTGCGGGGAAGAACATTCCGGAATCGTCTGCA aaaacggaagagtattttgttttggaaaaaatagtTTCGGACAACTTGGCCTAGGACATACGGAAAATGTTTACAAGCCTAATTGTGTTAAAA gtttaaAACCAGATAAGGTAAAGCATATAGCCTGTGGACGGTCACACACAATTGTTTCAACAG AGAATAACATTCTTTATGGATTTGGCGATAACAGCGACGGCCAACTCGGACAATCAGTGGCAAATGTGACTCACAGCGACGTGCCCATCGAAGTTACCCGTttcaacgataaaaatatcattcaaCTATCCGCCGGATCGTATCACACGGCTGTCCTCATag AAAACGGCGATGTTTATGTCTGGGGCTCGAACAGCGACAGACAACTAGGATTAAACTCATTGAACGATGATTCGGTCAACGTTAGTGTGCCGACTATCGTGCCTATCGCTGTACCCGTTGTGTACGTATCGTGCGGGCACACTCACACGGCGTTCGTCACGA AAATCGGAGACTTGTATACGTGCGGCGATCGAGAGTATGGAAAACTTGGCCATGGCCTGTGGTCACTTAGCCGGGTCGATACGACGGAGAAGATCGTTAAAGTCGCTTGCGGGGCTAACCACACGATTGCATTGAACg ATGCGGGAAAAGTGTTTGTTTGCGGCAACAATGATTGTGGGCAAATAGGTCTGCGAAGTGTTACATCACAAGGTCATCTCTACCCTTGTCCCATTACAAATGAACCGATCGTTCAGATTGTATGCGGCCAGAGCCACAGTGCTTTTATTACcg CAAGCGGTAAACTATTTATGTGTGGCGATGGAAAATACGGAAAACTCTGCATAGATGACAATCAAATAACAACTCCAATGCTCGTATTGGCGTTCgtagaaaaaagtttaaaagtacagatg gtCAGTTGTGGAGGAAATCATACTTTAATTCACGCCGAGCCTCTCGAAAACGATCTCTCCAATAATAgtttacaacaaataaaatcatcTGACTCGTTACCTCCATTAAGGGTTTCGAAAAAGATAATCGAAGAGCGAAAAGAGAATATTGAACCATTTACGTCGATTACTCCAGCTAATGATAACAATTCAGAAGTATTAAACGTCGTCAAAGAAAGCGTAAAA gaAATCAACACAAATATGATCGATCAACAAATTAAAGTGGATAAAAAGTCgttcaatgataatataccaA cagaaataaaaatcacaaatataGATGATAAATCAATAGAGAAAGAAGGAAAAAACACAAACATGTTGGTTACTAATgagaaaaacgaaaaaaaagtagtaaataaatcaaaatatcctAGAAATGAGAGAGTACGG TCTCGCTTGTGCatagtcatttaa